The Streptomyces sp. NBC_00670 genome window below encodes:
- a CDS encoding helix-turn-helix domain-containing protein, protein MSHDSTAAPEAASRKLSGRRRKEIVAVLLFSGGPIFESSIPLSVFGIDRQDAGVPRYRLLVCGGEEGPLRTTGGLELTAPHGLEAISRAGTVVVPAWRSITSPPPEEALDALRRAHEEGARIVGLCTGAFVLAAAGLLDGRPATTHWMYAPTLAKRYPSVHVDPRELFVDDGDVLTSAGTAAGIDLCLHIVRSDHGNEAAGALARRLVVPPRRSGGQERYLDRSLPEEIGADPLAEVVAWALEHLHEQFDVETLAARAYMSRRTFDRRFRSLTGSAPLQWLITQRVLQAQRLLETSDYSVDEVAGRCGFRSPVALRGHFRRQLGSSPAAYRAAYRARRPQGDRPADAEGAPAAVAGPGGPQPVSQEPPAQVPMQSRRTAAASALGAAASVSAPAPVPEHGHGHGQGLGRHAQEMYYAGSGRAGAPGSRGAP, encoded by the coding sequence ATGAGCCACGACTCCACTGCCGCGCCGGAAGCCGCGTCCCGGAAACTCTCCGGGCGCCGCCGCAAGGAGATCGTCGCGGTGCTGCTGTTCAGCGGTGGCCCCATCTTCGAGAGTTCCATACCGCTGTCGGTGTTCGGGATCGACCGCCAGGACGCCGGAGTACCGCGCTACCGCCTGCTGGTGTGCGGCGGCGAGGAGGGCCCGCTGCGGACCACGGGGGGCCTCGAACTGACCGCACCGCATGGGCTGGAGGCGATATCCCGCGCCGGCACGGTCGTCGTGCCGGCCTGGCGTTCGATCACGTCACCGCCACCGGAGGAGGCGCTCGACGCACTGCGCCGGGCGCACGAGGAGGGCGCGCGGATCGTCGGGCTGTGCACCGGCGCCTTCGTGCTGGCCGCCGCCGGACTGCTGGACGGCCGCCCGGCCACCACCCACTGGATGTACGCGCCGACGCTGGCCAAGCGCTATCCGTCGGTGCACGTCGATCCCCGCGAACTCTTCGTGGACGACGGCGACGTGCTGACCAGCGCCGGTACGGCCGCGGGCATCGACCTCTGCCTGCACATCGTGCGGTCGGACCACGGCAACGAGGCGGCCGGCGCGCTGGCCCGCCGGCTCGTGGTGCCCCCGCGCCGCAGCGGCGGCCAGGAGCGCTATCTGGACCGTTCTTTACCAGAGGAGATCGGCGCCGACCCGCTCGCCGAGGTCGTCGCCTGGGCCCTGGAGCACCTCCACGAGCAGTTCGACGTGGAGACGCTGGCCGCCCGCGCGTACATGAGCCGGCGCACGTTCGACCGCCGGTTCCGTTCGCTCACGGGCAGCGCGCCCCTGCAGTGGCTGATCACCCAGCGGGTGCTGCAGGCGCAGCGGCTGCTCGAGACCTCCGACTACTCGGTCGACGAGGTCGCGGGCCGCTGCGGGTTCCGCTCGCCGGTGGCGCTGCGCGGGCACTTCCGGCGGCAGCTGGGCTCGTCCCCGGCCGCGTACCGGGCGGCCTACCGGGCGCGCCGGCCGCAGGGCGACCGCCCGGCGGACGCCGAGGGCGCCCCGGCGGCGGTCGCGGGCCCCGGCGGCCCGCAGCCGGTGTCGCAGGAGCCGCCGGCGCAGGTGCCGATGCAGTCGCGGCGCACCGCGGCGGCGAGCGCGCTGGGCGCCGCGGCCTCCGTCTCGGCCCCGGCACCCGTGCCGGAGCACGGGCACGGGCACGGGCAGGGGCTCGGCCGGCACGCGCAGGAGATGTACTACGCGGGCAGCGGCCGCGCGGGCGCCCCGGGCTCACGCGGGGCGCCGTAA